Part of the Desulfobacterales bacterium genome, CATTTTAGAGACATGCTTAAACGCGGTCCTGTGGAACAAAACTATCGCAATGCGCTGTCCTGTCGGGCATGGTTGTGTATCGAGCCCTGCATCTTTCCTGCAGGGTCGGTACAAATCAAAAACCCTTTGAGTCCTTCGCGTCTTTGCGGTTCAAATGTTCATCTTTTTTTCCTTCAGTCTTCAACCTTCAGCCTTATTTTTTCTTGACATAACTCCCTAATTATTCTAAATGTTCATGTCATGAACAATGATTACCAGCAGGAGATCCGATATCGGCTGCTCAAGATTCTGAACCGCAACCCCAATTTCACCCAGCGGGAAATGGCCAGAGAAATGGGAATCAGCCTGGGAAAGGTCAATTTCTGCCTGGCCGAGCTGGCCAAAAAGGGTTTCATCAGAATCAACCGCTTTAAGGACTCCGAAAATAAACTGCAATACCTTTACAAACTGACCCCCAGCGGTCTGGAGGCCAAAGCCGGCCTGACCGTAAGCTTTTTAAAGCGCAAAATATCTGAATACAATGAGATCAAAAACCAGATTCGCGAAC contains:
- a CDS encoding MarR family EPS-associated transcriptional regulator, translated to MNNDYQQEIRYRLLKILNRNPNFTQREMAREMGISLGKVNFCLAELAKKGFIRINRFKDSENKLQYLYKLTPSGLEAKAGLTVSFLKRKISEYNEIKNQIRELAREANVAEPLDLAQDEMPDEAGRVF